GGAGGGACGCCGGCTTCGCCCGGTTCAGCGCCCGGCGGGGGGCGGCCCTGGAGCGCTTCGCCGCCTTCTGCGCGATCAGCGAGGTGCACCCGGGCGGATGGCAGGAGTGGCCGGCGGAGCTGCACCGGCCCGACTCGCGGGCGGCGGCGTCGTTCGTGGCCGCCCACGCCGACCGGGTGCGGTACCACGCCTGGCTGCAAGGGCTGGTCGACGAGCAGCTGGAGCGGGCGGGGGCCGCGGTGGGGGTGGTGACCGACCTGGCCATCGGGGCCGACCCGGGTGGGGCAGACGCCTGGATGTGGCAGGACAGCCTGGCCGCGGGGGTCAGGGTGGGGGCGCCCCCCGACGAGTTCAACCTCTCCGGGCAGGACTGGGGCTTCCCGCCGTTCGATCCGTGGCGGCTGCGCGCCGCCCGCTTCGAGCCGTTCGTCGAGGTGGTGCGGGCCAGCCTGGCCCACGCCGGCGGCATCCGCATCGACCACGTGGCCGGCCTGTTCCGCCTGTACTGGATCCCGCCCGGTCTCGGCTCCGAACGCGGCCTGTACGTCCGCTACCCGTGGGAGGAGCTCCTCGCCATCCTGGCCCTGGAGAGCGTCCGGGCCGGGGCGTGGGTGGTGGGCGAGGACCTCGGGACCGTGGAGCCCCGGGTCCGGGAGGAGCTGGCCCGCCGCGACATCCTGTCGACGCGCGTGATGTGGTTCGAGGACGCCCCGCCGTCGGCCTATCCCGAGCGGTCGCTGGCGGTGGCGACGACCCACGACCTGCCCACGGTGGCCGGGGTGTGGACGGGCCAGGACCTGGCCGACCAGCGGGCCTGCGGCGTCGGGCCCGACCCCGGTGCCGCCGCCGGCATGAGGGACCGCCTGCAGCAGATGACCGGGCTGCCCGACGACGCCCCCGTCGGGGAAGTGGTGGCCGAGACCTACGCCCGGCTGGCCGAGGCGCCCAGCGCCGTCCTGCTGGCCGGCCTCGAGGACGCCCTCCTCGTGCCGTGGCGGCCCAACCTGCCGGGGACCGTGGCGGAGCGGCCCAACTGGTGCCGGGCCCTGCCCGAGCCCCTCGAGGCGCTGGTGGAGGACCCGCTGGCGCTGCGGCTGGCCGGCATCCTCCGCCGGGCCCGCACCGAGCCGGTCGAGGGACCGGCCGCACAGC
The Acidimicrobiales bacterium DNA segment above includes these coding regions:
- the malQ gene encoding 4-alpha-glucanotransferase — its product is PDAVRAALDAMGAGPGGGPADQADVWVVPAGHPVHAAGGWVLRLEDGTDRAGHGPLPASLPLGYHDLDREGATGPVRVIVTPPACHLPAGLRTWGWAAQLYSVRSEASWGVGDLGDLAALGRWTRSLGAGVVLVNPIHAVAPGAPQEASPYFPSSRSFRNPLYLRVEEVPGARGVAEVEEAARAGRALNAAPLIDRDEVWALKSRALEAVWRASGARQGRDAGFARFSARRGAALERFAAFCAISEVHPGGWQEWPAELHRPDSRAAASFVAAHADRVRYHAWLQGLVDEQLERAGAAVGVVTDLAIGADPGGADAWMWQDSLAAGVRVGAPPDEFNLSGQDWGFPPFDPWRLRAARFEPFVEVVRASLAHAGGIRIDHVAGLFRLYWIPPGLGSERGLYVRYPWEELLAILALESVRAGAWVVGEDLGTVEPRVREELARRDILSTRVMWFEDAPPSAYPERSLAVATTHDLPTVAGVWTGQDLADQRACGVGPDPGAAAGMRDRLQQMTGLPDDAPVGEVVAETYARLAEAPSAVLLAGLEDALLVPWRPNLPGTVAERPNWCRALPEPLEALVEDPLALRLAGILRRARTEPVEGPAAQPTDGERDP